One Curtobacterium herbarum genomic window carries:
- a CDS encoding sensor histidine kinase, whose product MSHWWDAISLRTKITGITVLLVALGLLVAGLGTMTVLSTYLMRQLDTQVTTTSSQLEGQNVSDGEQYCKLSMVLEKSSYVAAYDGRGKQICDTQSPSQPDVSRVRFSSAASTSAPFSLYDKQHNHEWRAQVIPANLQNLSTGATETGYVLVAVSSAGTDQTIAQFTVIFLLFGISVILLGAMLTRLLVTATFDPLRNVEDTAARFAAGDFNQRLDADTPNTEVGRLNRSLNAMLERIDDAFEDRERTIDQMRRFVGDASHELRTPLVSLRGYAELYRMGALRKEEDVAQAMDRIEKEAKRMGLLVQDLLQLARIDESKPLELGPVDLVTIARDSALDTMASNPDREIQVLVEDSLTGENVPQAVRPMSSFGAAVEAAGSPSAPASPPLNTTGPIAFSRQTLARLRARRTRAMSLDTKNPTDETTPLPTIVLPKRPPIVLAEENKVRQIVTNLMGNAMRFTEHDDPIEIGIGVDDEREMAHIDVIDHGEGIPPQLREKIFQRFWRADTSRARDTGGSGLGLAIVSGIVHAHHGSVEVFDTPGGGATFRVWLPLLPREGAPTSPTLS is encoded by the coding sequence ATGAGTCACTGGTGGGACGCGATCTCCCTCCGCACCAAGATCACCGGGATCACCGTCCTCCTGGTCGCGCTCGGCCTGCTCGTCGCCGGTCTCGGCACGATGACGGTGCTGAGCACGTACCTGATGCGGCAGCTCGACACCCAGGTGACGACCACCAGCTCGCAGCTCGAGGGCCAGAACGTCAGCGACGGCGAGCAGTACTGCAAGCTGTCGATGGTGCTCGAGAAGAGCTCCTACGTCGCCGCGTACGACGGTCGCGGCAAGCAGATCTGCGACACGCAGTCGCCGTCGCAGCCGGACGTCTCCCGCGTGCGCTTCTCGTCGGCGGCCTCCACCTCGGCGCCCTTCAGCCTGTACGACAAGCAGCACAACCACGAGTGGCGTGCCCAGGTCATCCCCGCGAACCTGCAGAACCTCTCCACCGGGGCCACTGAGACCGGCTACGTGCTCGTCGCGGTCTCCAGCGCCGGCACCGACCAGACCATCGCGCAGTTCACCGTCATCTTCCTGCTGTTCGGCATCTCGGTGATCCTGCTCGGCGCGATGCTCACGCGCCTCCTCGTCACCGCCACGTTCGACCCGCTGCGGAACGTCGAGGACACCGCTGCCCGCTTCGCTGCCGGGGACTTCAACCAGCGCCTCGACGCGGACACCCCGAACACCGAGGTCGGCCGGCTCAACCGCTCGCTCAACGCCATGCTCGAGCGGATCGACGACGCGTTCGAGGACCGCGAGCGCACGATCGACCAGATGCGCCGCTTCGTCGGGGACGCCTCGCACGAGCTCCGGACGCCGCTGGTGTCCCTCCGCGGGTACGCCGAGCTCTACCGGATGGGTGCGCTCCGCAAGGAAGAGGACGTCGCGCAGGCGATGGACCGCATCGAGAAGGAAGCCAAGCGCATGGGTCTCCTGGTGCAGGACCTGCTGCAGCTCGCCCGCATCGACGAGTCGAAGCCGCTCGAACTCGGCCCGGTCGACCTCGTCACCATCGCCCGGGACTCGGCGCTCGACACGATGGCCTCCAACCCGGACCGCGAGATCCAGGTCCTGGTCGAGGACTCGCTCACCGGCGAGAACGTCCCGCAGGCCGTCCGGCCGATGAGCTCCTTCGGTGCCGCGGTCGAGGCCGCCGGGAGCCCGTCCGCCCCTGCTTCGCCGCCGCTCAACACCACGGGGCCGATCGCGTTCTCGCGTCAGACCCTCGCGCGCCTCCGGGCTCGGCGCACCCGGGCGATGAGCCTCGACACGAAGAACCCGACGGACGAGACCACCCCGCTGCCGACGATCGTGCTGCCGAAGCGGCCGCCGATCGTCCTGGCAGAGGAGAACAAGGTCCGGCAGATCGTCACGAACCTGATGGGCAACGCCATGCGGTTCACCGAGCACGACGACCCGATCGAGATCGGCATCGGCGTGGACGACGAGCGCGAGATGGCACACATCGACGTCATCGACCACGGCGAGGGCATCCCACCCCAGCTGCGCGAGAAGATCTTCCAGCGCTTCTGGCGTGCCGACACGTCCCGCGCGCGGGACACCGGTGGGTCGGGCCTGGGGCTCGCGATCGTGTCCGGCATCGTGCACGCGCACCACGGGTCCGTCGAGGTGTTCGACACCCCGGGCGGTGGCGCCACCTTCCGGGTGTGGCTGCCGCTCCTGCCGCGCGAGGGCGCCCCCACCAGCCCGACACTCTCCTGA
- a CDS encoding response regulator transcription factor, with translation MTDGPKILIVDDEPNIRDLLTTSLRFAGFAVRAVGNGAQAISAVLEEEPDLIILDVMLPDMNGFGVTKRLRSSGYTSPILFLTAKDDTEDKITGLTVGGDDYVTKPFSLDEIVARIKAILRRTMNDEEDAIIRAGELTMDQDTHEVTIGDAQIELSPTEFKLLRYLMLNPNRVLSKAQILDHVWEYDFNGDAGIVESYISYLRRKLDQYSAEPIIQTKRGFGYMLKATKAS, from the coding sequence ATGACCGACGGACCCAAGATCCTCATCGTCGACGACGAGCCGAACATCCGCGATCTCCTCACGACCTCGCTTCGCTTCGCTGGTTTCGCGGTGCGGGCGGTCGGGAACGGGGCACAGGCGATCTCCGCTGTGCTCGAAGAGGAGCCGGACCTCATCATCCTCGACGTCATGCTCCCCGACATGAACGGGTTCGGCGTGACCAAGCGCCTCCGTTCCTCGGGCTACACCTCGCCGATCCTCTTCCTCACGGCGAAGGACGACACCGAGGACAAGATCACCGGCCTCACGGTCGGCGGCGACGACTACGTGACGAAGCCGTTCTCCCTCGACGAGATCGTCGCCCGCATCAAGGCGATCCTCCGCCGCACGATGAACGACGAAGAAGACGCGATCATCCGCGCCGGCGAACTCACGATGGACCAGGACACGCACGAGGTCACCATCGGCGACGCGCAGATCGAGCTCTCCCCCACCGAGTTCAAGCTGCTCCGCTACCTCATGCTCAACCCGAACCGCGTGCTCTCGAAGGCGCAGATCCTCGACCACGTGTGGGAGTACGACTTCAACGGCGACGCCGGCATCGTCGAGTCCTACATCTCCTACCTCCGTCGGAAGCTCGACCAGTACTCGGCCGAACCGATCATCCAGACCAAGCGTGGCTTCGGCTACATGCTCAAGGCGACCAAGGCCTCCTGA
- a CDS encoding DNA repair helicase XPB encodes MNGPLIVQSDRTVLLEVAHPQAEDARHALAVFAELERAPEHVHTYRITRLGLWNARAAGHDAASMIDTLERFAKFPVPQSVTVDIEDTVSRYGRLVIRREEREDAPVIANSPGEELEQQPALVLTASDPAVLAEVVRSKRIQPLLGERRSEHAVELQAWARGQVKQELVKIGWPAEDLAGYTPGQPHQIDLDTSDWDLRPYQHEAVDSFFQQGSGVVVLPCGAGKTLVGAGAMATVKATTLILVTNTVSARQWRTELLRRTTLTEAEIGEYSGSVKEIRPVTIATYQILTARRKGVYTHLSLLDALDWGLVVYDEVHLLPAPVFKLTADLQARRRLGLTATLVREDGREGDVFSLIGPKRYDAPWKEIEAQGYISPAECYEVRIDLSHEDRLEYAASSDDERYRLAATSPAKTPVVRDLIEKHRGEQILVIGQYIDQLDELAASLDAAEITGATPVDERERLYQAFREGTIDVLVVSKVANFSVDLPDATVAIQVSGSFGSRQEEAQRLGRLLRPNKDGVPASFYTLVTRDTVDQDFAQNRQRFLAEQGYSYTILDADQLAAPVA; translated from the coding sequence ATGAACGGACCGCTGATCGTGCAGAGTGACCGCACCGTGCTGCTCGAGGTCGCGCACCCTCAGGCAGAGGACGCCCGACACGCGCTGGCGGTGTTCGCCGAGCTCGAACGTGCCCCGGAACACGTGCACACCTACCGCATCACGCGGCTCGGGCTGTGGAACGCGCGTGCCGCCGGACACGACGCGGCGTCGATGATCGACACGCTCGAACGGTTCGCGAAGTTCCCGGTGCCGCAGAGCGTGACCGTGGACATCGAGGACACCGTCTCGCGGTACGGGCGGCTCGTCATCCGGCGTGAGGAGCGCGAGGACGCACCCGTCATCGCGAACTCCCCGGGCGAGGAACTCGAGCAGCAGCCCGCGCTCGTGCTGACCGCGTCCGACCCGGCGGTCCTCGCCGAGGTCGTGCGGTCCAAGCGCATCCAGCCGCTGCTCGGCGAACGACGCTCGGAGCACGCCGTCGAGCTGCAGGCGTGGGCCCGCGGCCAGGTGAAGCAAGAGCTCGTGAAGATCGGGTGGCCGGCCGAGGACCTCGCCGGGTACACGCCCGGGCAGCCGCACCAGATCGACCTCGACACCTCAGACTGGGACCTGCGGCCGTACCAGCACGAAGCGGTCGACAGCTTCTTCCAGCAGGGCTCCGGCGTCGTCGTGCTGCCCTGTGGCGCCGGCAAGACGCTCGTGGGTGCCGGGGCGATGGCGACCGTCAAGGCGACCACGCTCATCCTCGTCACGAACACCGTCTCGGCGCGGCAGTGGCGGACCGAGCTCCTCCGCCGCACGACCCTGACCGAGGCGGAGATCGGCGAGTACTCCGGCAGCGTCAAGGAGATCCGGCCCGTCACGATCGCGACGTACCAGATCCTCACCGCCCGTCGGAAGGGCGTGTACACGCACCTGTCACTCCTCGACGCGCTCGACTGGGGCCTCGTGGTCTACGACGAGGTGCACCTGCTGCCGGCACCGGTCTTCAAACTGACGGCGGACCTCCAGGCCCGTCGCCGCCTGGGCCTGACCGCGACCCTGGTGCGGGAGGACGGGCGCGAAGGCGACGTCTTCTCCCTGATCGGGCCGAAGCGCTACGACGCCCCGTGGAAGGAGATCGAGGCGCAGGGCTACATCTCCCCCGCCGAGTGCTACGAGGTCCGGATCGACCTGTCGCACGAGGACCGCCTGGAGTACGCGGCGTCCAGCGACGACGAGCGCTACCGACTCGCGGCCACCTCGCCGGCGAAGACCCCGGTGGTCCGCGACCTCATCGAGAAGCACCGCGGCGAGCAGATCCTGGTGATCGGGCAGTACATCGACCAGCTCGACGAACTCGCCGCGTCCCTCGACGCCGCCGAGATCACCGGCGCGACACCGGTCGACGAGCGGGAACGGCTGTACCAGGCGTTCCGCGAGGGCACCATCGACGTGCTCGTCGTGTCGAAGGTCGCGAACTTCTCGGTCGACCTGCCCGACGCGACCGTGGCGATCCAGGTGTCCGGCTCGTTCGGGTCCCGCCAGGAAGAAGCCCAGCGGCTCGGGCGTCTGCTGCGTCCGAACAAGGACGGGGTCCCGGCGTCGTTCTACACGCTCGTCACCCGCGACACGGTGGACCAGGACTTCGCGCAGAACCGGCAGCGCTTCCTGGCGGAGCAGGGGTACTCGTACACGATCCTCGACGCCGACCAGTTGGCCGCTCCCGTCGCCTAG
- a CDS encoding helicase-associated domain-containing protein has translation MTTTTDLAARLRELPDDALERLVLARALPTAALGESGPQHIADFFDLAEALRADDAVDAAIERLPRRALVALRDGGSPDDLAPAVTLGLADASGAVDDAVAARLAARPELVTDAPGGPTPARPDTSDRQSVADDDRSRAAGAEHAFETLTVLAELLRAADAGAVRELAKGGIGAPLARQLGERTGSDAAVVPDRLALLDRVGAAHPEDGSWKVSDAGHTWLRASWPERWATVVHDWRAALDPAVAEVLDLADDDLGDLVSLGRWAYPAGSRWLDAALLDASGTARVLGLAVDGRLTTTGRVLLGDDPDAARSAATADLPRTVDGVYLQPDLTVIAPGPLAPADDDDLRAVADLEAPGLAARYRVSEDSIRRALRDGRTRDDVVALFTRIGATEVPQPLTYLIDQVATRDGSVVVDRGEGDLGSMLHGTPEQLDLIGVDAELRQLAWERPDLTTLVTKYPPHVVASALEDQRYPAVLAAGARPETRSGPPVRRRAPSRSPEQAARALVERLRLTTERGDAEPEQEWLARQIDMAVRGRTPIRVTVRMPDGSERPFSIVPTSVAAGRVRGKDTAVDVERTLPLSLVVGIESDA, from the coding sequence ATGACGACCACGACGGACCTCGCCGCACGACTGCGCGAGCTCCCCGACGACGCGCTGGAACGACTCGTTCTGGCCCGAGCACTCCCGACCGCCGCCCTCGGCGAGTCCGGTCCGCAGCACATCGCGGACTTCTTCGACCTGGCCGAGGCACTCCGCGCCGACGACGCGGTGGACGCCGCGATCGAGCGGCTCCCCCGCCGCGCCCTCGTCGCGCTCCGTGACGGCGGCTCGCCGGACGACCTCGCCCCGGCCGTGACGCTCGGCCTCGCCGACGCCTCGGGCGCCGTGGACGACGCGGTCGCCGCACGACTCGCCGCACGCCCGGAACTCGTCACGGACGCTCCGGGAGGCCCGACCCCCGCCCGCCCCGACACCTCCGACCGTCAGTCGGTCGCCGATGACGACCGCTCTCGCGCCGCCGGCGCCGAGCACGCCTTCGAGACACTCACGGTGTTGGCCGAGCTCCTCCGCGCCGCCGATGCCGGTGCCGTCCGCGAACTGGCGAAGGGTGGCATCGGTGCGCCCCTCGCCCGACAGCTCGGCGAGCGCACGGGTTCCGACGCCGCCGTGGTGCCGGACCGCCTCGCACTGCTCGACCGCGTCGGGGCGGCACATCCCGAAGACGGCTCGTGGAAGGTCTCGGACGCCGGCCACACCTGGCTGCGCGCCTCGTGGCCGGAGCGCTGGGCCACGGTCGTGCACGACTGGCGCGCCGCCCTGGACCCCGCGGTGGCCGAGGTGCTCGACCTGGCCGACGACGACCTCGGCGACCTGGTGTCGCTCGGCCGTTGGGCCTACCCGGCCGGTTCGCGCTGGCTCGACGCCGCACTCCTCGACGCGTCGGGCACGGCGCGGGTCCTGGGGCTCGCGGTCGACGGACGCCTGACCACCACCGGTCGGGTCCTGCTCGGGGACGACCCGGACGCCGCTCGCTCGGCAGCCACCGCGGACCTGCCGCGCACGGTCGACGGCGTGTACCTGCAGCCGGACCTCACCGTCATCGCCCCGGGCCCCCTCGCACCCGCTGACGACGACGACCTGCGGGCCGTCGCCGACCTCGAGGCGCCTGGCCTCGCCGCGCGGTACCGGGTGTCCGAGGACTCGATCCGCCGTGCACTCCGCGACGGCCGGACCCGCGACGACGTGGTGGCGCTGTTCACCCGGATCGGCGCGACCGAGGTCCCGCAACCCCTCACCTACCTGATCGACCAGGTGGCGACCCGTGACGGCAGCGTCGTGGTGGACCGCGGCGAGGGCGACCTCGGCTCGATGCTGCACGGCACACCCGAGCAGCTCGACCTCATCGGGGTCGATGCCGAGCTCCGGCAGCTGGCGTGGGAGCGGCCCGACCTGACCACCCTCGTGACGAAGTACCCGCCGCACGTCGTGGCGAGCGCGCTCGAGGACCAGCGGTACCCGGCCGTGCTCGCAGCGGGGGCGCGCCCGGAGACGCGATCCGGGCCTCCCGTCCGTCGACGCGCGCCGAGCCGGTCACCGGAGCAGGCGGCACGGGCGCTCGTGGAGCGCCTGCGCCTGACGACGGAACGCGGCGACGCGGAACCGGAGCAGGAGTGGCTGGCGCGGCAGATCGACATGGCGGTGCGCGGACGGACCCCGATCCGCGTCACCGTGCGGATGCCGGACGGATCGGAGCGGCCGTTCTCGATCGTGCCGACCTCGGTCGCCGCCGGACGTGTCCGCGGCAAGGACACCGCGGTCGACGTCGAACGGACGTTGCCGCTGTCGCTCGTCGTCGGCATCGAGAGCGACGCCTGA
- a CDS encoding multidrug ABC transporter ATPase, which yields MAKPTRSTGDPRTTAEPPATFNRTERTLAFMVGGIVCLILACFVVMIIGWLTMKHIPGDGIWPVALGVVYFGPPIAFVLMLTLLVITWTRKARQHRAEVR from the coding sequence ATGGCCAAGCCGACCCGATCCACCGGGGACCCCCGCACGACTGCGGAACCCCCGGCGACGTTCAATCGTACCGAACGCACGCTCGCGTTCATGGTCGGGGGGATCGTCTGCCTCATCCTGGCGTGCTTCGTCGTCATGATCATCGGGTGGTTGACGATGAAGCACATCCCCGGCGACGGCATCTGGCCCGTCGCGCTCGGGGTCGTCTACTTCGGTCCGCCGATCGCCTTCGTGCTCATGCTGACGCTCCTGGTCATCACCTGGACGCGCAAGGCCCGGCAGCACCGCGCAGAGGTGCGTTGA
- a CDS encoding cold-shock protein: protein MPTGKVKFYDDQKGFGFISGDDGDQVFLHASSLPDGVTTVKAGTKLEYGVVQGKKGTQALTVRILEAPQSLAKMTRRSADDMAVIVEDLVKELDRISGDLKRGRYPKNGERIATILRHVADQLDA, encoded by the coding sequence ATGCCCACCGGCAAGGTCAAGTTCTACGACGACCAGAAGGGCTTCGGCTTCATCTCCGGAGACGACGGCGACCAGGTCTTCCTGCACGCCTCCTCCCTGCCCGACGGTGTGACCACGGTGAAGGCCGGCACCAAGCTCGAGTACGGGGTCGTGCAGGGCAAGAAGGGGACCCAGGCGTTGACCGTCCGGATCCTCGAGGCCCCGCAGTCCCTCGCCAAGATGACCCGGCGCTCCGCCGACGACATGGCCGTGATCGTCGAGGACCTCGTGAAGGAACTCGACCGGATCAGCGGCGACCTGAAGCGCGGCCGCTACCCGAAGAACGGTGAGCGGATCGCCACCATCCTGCGACACGTCGCCGACCAGTTGGACGCGTGA
- a CDS encoding DUF3027 domain-containing protein: MTTDLTELARGALLEITPEATVGSAVGTVDEGDGVVSVLFANRMPGYPGWRWTVSIAQVEGDEPTVLEVELMPGDGSLLAPEWVPWSERLADYRAAQDDEGDEESDDEDDEDDDFDDDQSDDEDDDEDDESDDEDDDDESEDDDEDDVPPPPARSRRRTRRVRPVDPDDDLDLDQLDVGEVDPGFHRS, encoded by the coding sequence ATGACCACTGACCTGACCGAGCTCGCCCGCGGCGCACTGCTCGAGATCACCCCCGAAGCGACCGTCGGCAGCGCCGTCGGCACCGTGGACGAGGGCGACGGCGTCGTCTCCGTCCTCTTCGCCAACCGCATGCCCGGGTACCCGGGGTGGCGCTGGACCGTCAGCATCGCCCAGGTCGAGGGCGACGAGCCCACCGTGCTGGAGGTCGAGCTGATGCCCGGCGACGGGTCGCTGCTCGCACCGGAGTGGGTGCCGTGGTCCGAGCGCCTGGCGGACTACCGCGCGGCGCAGGACGACGAGGGCGACGAGGAGTCGGACGACGAGGACGACGAGGACGACGACTTCGACGACGACCAGTCGGACGACGAGGACGACGACGAAGACGACGAGTCGGATGACGAGGATGACGACGACGAGTCGGAGGACGACGACGAGGACGACGTCCCGCCGCCGCCCGCCCGGAGCCGTCGTCGGACCCGCCGCGTCCGCCCGGTCGACCCCGACGACGACCTGGACCTCGACCAGCTCGACGTCGGCGAGGTCGACCCCGGCTTCCACCGTTCCTGA
- the serC gene encoding phosphoserine transaminase, whose protein sequence is MADIVIPADLLPTDGRFGCGPSKIRGAQLETLVTRGATVLGTSHRQNPVKDLVGSVRQGLADLFQVPDGYEVVLGNGGSTAFWDAAAFGLIERRAENLSFGEFGSKFAKAAAAPWLEAPHVVEAPGGSRAELEIVAGVDVYAYPHNETSTGVMAPVVRAAGDPGALTVVDATSAAGGAAFDVDQTDVYYFAPQKNFASDGGLWLALFSPAAIERVERIAASGRYIPEFLSLQNAVDNSRLNQTLNTPAITTLLLLDDQVRWMNESGGLAWADLRTKTSSATLYDWAEASDYATPFVTDPAHRSQVVVTIDLDDAVDAKAVAATLRQNGIVDTEPYRKLGRNQLRVATFTAIDPDDVRLLTRAIDHVVAALAS, encoded by the coding sequence ATGGCAGACATCGTCATCCCAGCCGACCTCCTCCCCACCGACGGCCGCTTCGGATGTGGTCCGTCGAAGATCCGCGGAGCGCAGCTCGAGACCCTCGTCACCCGCGGCGCCACCGTCCTCGGCACCTCGCACCGCCAGAACCCCGTCAAGGACCTGGTCGGATCCGTCCGCCAGGGTCTGGCCGACCTCTTCCAGGTGCCGGACGGCTACGAGGTCGTCCTCGGCAACGGCGGCTCGACCGCGTTCTGGGACGCCGCAGCCTTCGGACTCATCGAGCGCCGTGCCGAGAACCTGTCCTTCGGCGAGTTCGGGTCGAAGTTCGCCAAGGCCGCCGCAGCACCCTGGCTCGAGGCCCCGCACGTCGTCGAGGCGCCGGGCGGCTCCCGCGCCGAGCTCGAGATCGTCGCCGGCGTCGACGTCTACGCGTACCCGCACAACGAGACCTCGACCGGCGTCATGGCCCCGGTCGTCCGCGCTGCCGGGGACCCGGGCGCACTCACCGTCGTCGACGCCACGAGCGCTGCCGGCGGTGCCGCGTTCGACGTGGACCAGACCGACGTGTACTACTTCGCCCCGCAGAAGAACTTCGCCTCCGACGGTGGACTCTGGCTCGCCCTGTTCTCCCCGGCCGCGATCGAACGGGTCGAGCGGATCGCCGCGTCGGGTCGGTACATCCCGGAGTTCCTGTCGCTCCAGAACGCGGTGGACAACAGCCGGTTGAACCAGACGCTGAACACCCCGGCGATCACGACCCTGCTGCTCCTCGACGACCAGGTGCGCTGGATGAACGAGTCCGGCGGGCTGGCGTGGGCCGACCTCCGCACGAAGACGTCGTCCGCGACGCTGTACGACTGGGCCGAGGCGTCCGACTACGCGACGCCGTTCGTCACCGACCCGGCGCACCGGTCCCAGGTCGTCGTCACGATCGACCTCGACGACGCCGTCGACGCCAAGGCCGTGGCCGCCACGCTCCGGCAGAACGGCATCGTCGACACCGAGCCGTACCGGAAGCTCGGCCGCAACCAGCTCCGCGTCGCGACCTTCACCGCGATCGACCCGGACGACGTCCGACTGCTGACGCGGGCGATCGACCACGTGGTCGCCGCCCTCGCGAGCTAG
- a CDS encoding metal-dependent transcriptional regulator, producing MTDLVDTTEMYLRTILDLEEEGIVPLRARISERLGHSGPTVSQTIARMERDGLVVVSGDRHLELTDTGRSRATHVMRKHRLAERLLADVIGLDWAFVHDEACRWEHVMSEQVEVRLLEMLGNPTESPYGNPIPGLAEIGGPTAAGFLDGVHNIVAATDDTDAVATGVIRRLGEPVQFEPELLHQLRSAGVMPGRTASVQRAGAYVSVRVDGEESGIELPTEVAQHVYISVD from the coding sequence GTGACCGATCTCGTCGACACCACGGAGATGTACCTCCGCACCATCCTCGACCTCGAAGAAGAGGGGATCGTGCCGCTGCGCGCCCGGATCTCGGAGCGCCTCGGCCACTCCGGTCCGACGGTGTCGCAGACGATCGCACGGATGGAGCGCGACGGCCTGGTCGTCGTCTCCGGGGACCGGCACCTGGAGCTCACCGACACCGGTCGTTCCCGTGCCACCCACGTGATGCGCAAGCACCGGCTCGCCGAGCGCCTGCTCGCCGACGTCATCGGACTGGACTGGGCGTTCGTCCACGACGAGGCCTGCCGCTGGGAGCACGTGATGAGCGAGCAGGTGGAAGTGCGTCTGCTCGAGATGCTCGGCAACCCGACGGAGTCGCCGTACGGCAACCCGATCCCGGGTCTGGCGGAGATCGGCGGCCCCACTGCTGCCGGGTTCCTGGACGGTGTGCACAACATCGTGGCCGCGACCGACGACACCGACGCCGTGGCGACCGGGGTCATCCGCCGCCTGGGCGAACCGGTGCAGTTCGAACCGGAGCTCCTGCACCAGCTGCGGTCCGCCGGCGTGATGCCCGGCCGGACCGCCAGCGTGCAGCGTGCCGGGGCGTACGTCTCCGTCCGTGTCGACGGCGAAGAGTCCGGCATCGAGCTGCCGACCGAGGTCGCGCAGCACGTCTACATCAGCGTCGACTGA
- a CDS encoding C40 family peptidase, with product MTHTGTAADDSTTANPTNTGDAAAAPLTRRAAREAAERASRSQLARTASTPARTASAPARTAPARTASGPVRAGSALGVARTATATTPKPTAASRKRRFMAPVVLAVAAGMFGTMAVPAAFASTQPNTTAETAQQSLVAAQSQEFDVSAAAGVADTSRDGFGATSTAALTARADAEHAKEVEAARAAAAAQYAYKGKTAKDYLADSTTSSAAPATPAVTPVAAGTPFSLPAVVATAKQYIGTPYVFGGATPAGFDCSGYVMYVYAQYGINLAHSVPLQDQAGTTIPTSEAQPGDVVIFNNEAHDGFYMGNGMIMDAPKPGGAVSIRPIWTSDYHIVRFGI from the coding sequence TTGACCCACACCGGAACCGCCGCGGACGACTCGACGACCGCGAACCCGACGAACACCGGTGACGCCGCCGCAGCTCCCCTGACCCGCAGGGCAGCGCGCGAAGCAGCAGAGCGTGCGTCCCGCAGCCAGCTCGCCCGCACGGCGTCCACCCCGGCCCGCACGGCATCGGCCCCGGCCCGCACGGCACCCGCCCGCACGGCGTCCGGCCCGGTCCGCGCCGGCAGCGCCCTCGGTGTCGCCCGCACCGCCACGGCGACGACCCCGAAGCCGACCGCTGCCTCGCGCAAGCGCCGGTTCATGGCCCCCGTGGTCCTGGCGGTCGCCGCCGGCATGTTCGGCACGATGGCCGTCCCCGCCGCCTTCGCCAGCACGCAGCCGAACACCACCGCCGAGACGGCCCAGCAGTCGCTCGTGGCCGCCCAGTCGCAGGAGTTCGACGTCTCCGCGGCCGCCGGTGTCGCCGACACCTCGCGCGACGGCTTCGGCGCGACCTCGACCGCCGCGCTCACCGCCCGCGCGGACGCCGAGCACGCGAAGGAGGTCGAGGCCGCCCGTGCCGCGGCCGCCGCCCAGTACGCCTACAAGGGCAAGACGGCGAAGGACTACCTCGCCGACTCCACGACCTCGTCGGCCGCTCCCGCCACCCCGGCCGTGACCCCGGTCGCTGCCGGTACCCCGTTCTCGCTGCCGGCCGTCGTCGCCACCGCGAAGCAGTACATCGGCACGCCCTACGTCTTCGGCGGCGCCACCCCGGCCGGCTTCGACTGCTCCGGCTACGTCATGTACGTGTACGCCCAGTACGGCATCAACCTGGCGCACTCGGTCCCGCTGCAGGACCAGGCCGGCACGACGATCCCCACGTCCGAAGCCCAGCCCGGTGACGTCGTCATCTTCAACAACGAGGCGCACGACGGCTTCTACATGGGCAACGGCATGATCATGGACGCCCCGAAGCCCGGTGGCGCCGTGTCGATCCGACCGATCTGGACGAGCGACTACCACATCGTCCGCTTCGGGATCTGA
- a CDS encoding HNH endonuclease: MRTLVLNAGYEPLAVISFRRALVLVMNQKASVVAADTVHPVTGAAVSFDRPSVIILTRYVRIPQSRLIPVSRRGVLRRDANRCAYCGRNATTIDHVQPKSRGGRDSWENLVACCLACNNVKGDRTPREMGWSLRFPPKAPHGSAWVVRGIERPQPDWDEYLVAA; this comes from the coding sequence ATGCGCACTCTCGTCCTCAACGCCGGTTACGAGCCCCTCGCGGTGATCTCGTTCCGTCGAGCCCTGGTCCTCGTCATGAACCAGAAGGCCTCCGTCGTGGCCGCCGACACCGTGCACCCGGTCACGGGCGCGGCCGTCAGCTTCGACCGTCCGTCCGTGATCATCCTCACCCGGTACGTGCGGATCCCGCAGTCGCGGCTGATCCCGGTGTCCCGTCGTGGGGTCCTGCGCCGCGACGCCAACCGCTGCGCCTACTGCGGCCGGAACGCGACCACGATCGACCACGTGCAGCCCAAGTCGCGCGGTGGGCGGGACTCGTGGGAGAACCTCGTCGCGTGCTGCCTGGCGTGCAACAACGTCAAGGGTGACCGCACCCCGCGGGAGATGGGCTGGTCGCTGCGCTTCCCGCCGAAGGCCCCGCACGGGTCGGCGTGGGTGGTGCGCGGCATCGAGCGTCCGCAGCCGGACTGGGACGAGTACCTGGTCGCCGCGTAG